The Onychomys torridus chromosome 4, mOncTor1.1, whole genome shotgun sequence genome includes a window with the following:
- the LOC118582683 gene encoding olfactory receptor 4C15-like gives MHNQSFVNEFILLGLSQNPQIEKISFVIFLLVYLATLVGNVMIVVTIVYSPVLLGSPMYFFLAFLSFLDACVSSVVTPKMIADLVYERKTISFECCMTQVFAVHFFAAMEVIILASMAYDRYVAICKPLHYSVIMNRRICGILVVVAWTGGFLHSIIQIAFTLQLPFCGPNVIDHFICDLFPLLKLACTDTHIFAILVFANSGSFCIIIFSFLLVSYGVILFSLRGHSSEGRRKALSTCGSHITVVAFYFIPCILIYARPTSPFSFEKNVFVFTDVLTPLLNPMVYTFRNKEMKNAIRKMWRRLIVVSDK, from the coding sequence ATGCATAACCAGAGCTTTGTCAATGAGTTTATACTCCTGGGGCTTTCACAGAACCCCCAAATTGAGAAAATatcatttgttatatttttattggtCTATCTTGCAACTCTTGTTGGTAATGTGATGATTGTGGTGACCATTGTCTACAGCCCTGTACTGCTGGGCTCCCCTATGTACTTCTTCTTGGCATTCCTCTCCTTCCTCGATGCATGTGTCTCTTCTGTTGTCACACCAAAGATGATTGCAGATTTGGTTTATGAGAGGAAGACCATCTCTTTTGAGTGTTGCATGACACAGGTCTTTGCTGTGCACTTTTTCGCTGCAATGGAAGTCATCATTCTGGCatccatggcctatgaccgctatgtggccatttgCAAGCCCTTACACTACTCTGTCATCATGAATAGGAGGATTTGTGGTATTCTGGTGGTTGTAGCCTGGACTGGAGGATTCTTACATTCTATCATACAGATTGCCTTCACTTTGCAATTGCCCTTCTGTGGACCCAATGTCATTGATCATTTTATATGTGATCTGTTCCCTTTGCTGAAGCTTGCCTGCACTGACACACACATTTTTGCCATTTTGGTATTTGCCAACAGTGGGTCTTTCTGCATCATTATATTCtcctttttgcttgtttcttaTGGTGTCATTTTGTTCTCTCTGAGAGGTCACAGCTCTGAAGGGCGACGAAAGGCTCTGTCCACCTGTGGATCCCACATTACTGTTGTAGCTTTTTACTTTATTCCTTGTATATTAATATATGCGCGACCTacatctccattttcttttgaaaaaaatgtgtttgtatttACAGATGTCCTCACACCATTGCTCAATCCTATGGTATACACTTTCAggaataaggaaatgaaaaatgccATCAGGAAAATGTGGAGGAGGTTGATAGTGGTTtctgataaataa